The nucleotide window CGGGTGTCTACGCCGATGCCGACCGGCGCAACATCAAGGTTCTGCAGTCCTACGCGGAGGCGGTGGACCGACCCCGGCACAACGCGTTGCTCGCCTGTCCCAGCGAATCGGTGACCCGGGAGAGCGCCGAGTATGAGCACGGAACACTGACCCACCATGTCTTGCGGGCGCTGCGGGGCGGGGCGGGCGACGAGGCGGGGCGGGTGTCGTTCGCGCAGATGGCGACGTTCGTCGCCGAGCAGGGCATGGATCTGCCGCCGGTACACACGGCGCACGTCTACGGGGCCACCACCGTGCTGACCCAACCGCCCATGTCCCGCCACGACCGCCAAGCGCTCAGCAGCCCGGCGAACCCGGGCATCTCGCGTCCCTGCCTCAACCCACTCGAGGACCAGACAAGTTCGATCCGGCAGCTGCTGGATCGGATCTTCCGGGCGGACGTCCGTTCACCCCACCAGTCTCAGCAGAGCGAACCCGACGGGCGCGTCGAACTCATTCGGCAGGCGCTCGATGCGGAATCGGCCGCAGTCGTCGAGTTCACGGGGAGCAGCTTCGGTGTGGTGAACCGAACGGCACGCTTCGACAAGGACAGCCTGTCGCCGATGCTGGAGACCGCGGCCGTCGACAGGGTGAAGCATCCGCGGGCTACACCAGGCTTTGTCGTCTCGCACGGGGTCGGTCGTCGGATGCTCTGCGTACCTCTCTCGTTCGCCAGCGACCGCACTCTCACCCTTGCCGTGGTCGACCCGGCACTTGCCCAGCTGGACATGGGTGAACCACTGGCCGTCATGCTCCGCGCGGTCTGGGAGTCCGATCCGGTGGCCGATCCGCTGCAGTCGGAGATGACCGTCCTGACCGCTCTGCGTACCTCCTTCGGTCGACTACCGCTCAAGCTGTACGACGACGCCTTCGGCCTCTACCAACAGCTGGTCGGGTCGATGATCATGGTGTTTCAGCCGGTAGTTGAACTGGACCAACGCGCGACAGGTGTCAGCGTGCAGAGTTTCGAGGCCCTGGCCCGCCGCAACGACCGCGAGCTGCGCGCTCCCTGGTCGGCGCTGCGCATGGCTCACGACTGGGGCGACCGTTTCGTCGTCGAACGTGATGCGATCCTCCTGGCCAAGGCGATCCACTCCTACGCCGAGGCCGACGCCGCGTCGGGATGGCAGGGAACCAAGCCGTTGTCGGTCAACGTGGCGGTCCGCTCACTGCTCAGCGACGCGTACCTCAACCAGGTGAGCAAAGCGCTCACTGAGGCGGGGTTGCATCCCCGAACCTTGACATTGGAGATCTCCGAGCAGGATCCGATCACACCGGAGCCGGGCGAGCGGTGGCCGCAGGAGCCCCTGGTCTACTTCCACAACCGGCTGACCACGCTCGCGCGAGAGCTTCGGATCAGCTTCGCGGTCGACGACTTCGGAGTTGGCTACGCATCGCTGGCGCGGATGGCCGAGCTCCCACTCACCCAGATCAAGGTCGACCGCGCGATCCTGCACCACCCCATGGCGTTGGAGGAACTCGCGCTCGTGGCGCGTGTCGCTCGCTATGCCAGCGACCAGGGACAGACCGGGCAGCCGAGGACGGTCATTGTCGAGGGCTTCGATGATGACGCTCCAGTCAGTCTGTACGAGATCTTCCGTTTGGGGATCCATCACGTGCAGGGCTACTTCAGCGGTGCGGTCGCCTCGACCACGCTCCACGAGCTGGATCCAGCCGTGCAGGAACGGATCGCATCACTCGTGAGAGGGGAGACGTGACGAGCGTCAAGCTCCTGCTACCGGCCGAGGTGATCGAGGAACTCGATCTGCCCTACGAGGGGGTTCGCGACAGCGGTGCGATCACCGTGGCGATCGAGGGGATCGCCGTGTTGGCGAATCTGGCCACCCTGGCCACGCTGCAGCCACAGGCGGAGGCACTGGTCGCCGCAATCCGTAACTGGCGCCTGCGCAACCATCAGAAGCCGGCGGTGTTGACGGTCGAGGGGGCGACCATCAGCCTGCGGATCGAGCTGCCGCCCAACGTCAGCCGAGCGGCCCTGCTTCGGCAACTTGAACCACTGCTCGATGAGGAGAGATCCCATGGCGCGAGGTGACGTCATTCTGTAGCGCGCGGACCACCCGCGGCCCTATTGTGCTAGGTAACTAGTGGAATGGGGTGGCGAGGTGATCGAGTTTCACCTGGACTCACGGTCCGGGGTTGCGCCGTACATGCAGCTCATCCGACAGGTACGGCACGCACTCCGGCTCGGGGTCCTGAACGAAGGCGACAAGCTGCCCACCGTCAAGGAGGTGGTGGCCCGGGTCGCCATCAACCCGAACACGGTGTCCAAGGCATACCGCGAACTGGAGTACGAGGGTCTGGTCACGGCACGGCCGGGACTGGGCACGTTCGTCACCCGCACGCTGGGCGGCGACTCGCTGAGCAAGCACGAGCCGCTGCGGCAGGACCTGGCGCGCTGGCTGACCGAGGCTCGGGAGGCGGGCCTGGACGACGAGAGCATCGAGGCGCTCTTCCTCAGCAGCTTTCGGGCTTTTTCGGAGGCCCGAGCATGACTAGCGCCCTGATCGCGGACGGTCTGACCAAACGGTACGGGCGGCGTTCCGCACTGAAGGACTGCACTCTGGACATCCCGGCCGGCCACGTCGTGGGCCTGGTCGGGCCGAACGGCGCCGGCAAGTCCACGTTGCTGCAACTGGCCTGTGGGCTGCTCGATCCGACCGCGGGGCGGATCGAGGTGCTCGGCGCGCGGCCGGTCAGCGGGTCGCCGCAGGTCGGGTTCGTCGCGCAGGACACCCCGGTCTACGCCGGCCTGACCGTCGCGGACCACCTGCGGATGGGCGCGCACCTCAACCCGTCCTGGGACGGTGCGCTCGCCGAGCGGCGGATCGCCCAGGTCGGCCTGGACCCGGCACAGAAGGCGGGCAAGCTCTCCGGCGGCCAGCGCGCCCAGCTGGCCCTGACCGTCGCCGCGGCGAAGCGGCCCAATCTGCTGCTGCTCGACGAGCCGGTGGCGGCACTCGACCCGCTCGCCCGGCGCAATTTCCTGCAGGGGCTGATGGAGTTGACGGCCGAGCAGGGCATGAGTGTCGTGATGTCCTCGCACCTGGTGGCCGACCTGGAGCGGGTCTGCGACCACCTGATCGTGCTGGTCGCCTCGCGGGTGCGGGTGGCCGGTGACGTGGACGATCTGCTGGCCACCCACCACCGCCTGGTCGGGCAGCGGCGCGACACCGCCGACCTGGGCGCCGGGCGGGCCTTGGTCGAGCAGAGCCACACCGACGTGCAGTCGACCCTGGTGGTGCGCAGCACCGCGCCGATCGTCGACCCGTCCTGGCAGGTCGACCGGCTGGACCTGGAGGACATTGTGCTGGCGTACATGAGCGGAGCCACCGGCGACGGGCCGGAACGGGTTCTGGAGGGACAGCGATGATCTGGATGACCTGGCGGCAGTTCCGCACCCCGACCCTGGCCACCGGTGGCCTGCTGCTGGTGGTCCTGGGTGGTCTGGCGCTGACCTGGGCGGAGGTGACCGAGCTGGCCACGCAGACCGGATACACCGGCTGCCAGGGCGATGCCTGCCTCGCCGCCGGCGAAGCGTTCCTCCAAGCGCTGCAACCAAAATGGGCGAACGAGTTCCACATCGCCGCCATCGCGGCCCTGTACCTGCTGCCCGCCCTGGTGGGCATCTTCTGGGGCGCGCCGCTGGTGGCCCGGGAGCTCGAGTCCGGCACGTACCGCATGGTCTTCAGCCAGTCCGTCAGCCGTGTCCGCTGGCTGCTGGTCAAGCTGGCGGTCGGCGCTGGGGCCGCAGCGCTCGGCGCCGGCCTGCTCAGCCTGATGCTCACCAGATGGGCGCAATCGATCGACGGGGCCTCGGCGGACCGGATGAACCCGCTGGTGTTCGCGGCCCGGGGGATCGTCCCGATTGGCTACGCGACGCTGGCCTTCGTGGTGGGTGTCTTCACCGGGCTGGTGCTGCGGCGGACCCTCGCCGCGATGGCGGTGACCCTGCTGGTGGTGGTCGGCCTCCAGATCGCCGCGCCGTTCGTGGTGCGCCCCTGGCTGGCTCAGCCGGTCACCACCGTCACCCCTCTGACGTTCGACGGCGACTTCGGGATCTCGATGAACCCCGACACCGGGCACATGACGGTCCACGTCGAGCCCGAGCGCAGGGGTGACTGGGTCGTGTCGAGCACCACGATCACCTCGACCGGAGCGGAGTTCAGTGGTCCGGCCGATATGACCCAGTGCGGTCCGCGGGCGTCCGGTGGGCGCGAGGCGTGCCAGAGATGGCTGGGGCAGCAGAACCTCAGCCTGAAGGTGAGCTACGTGTCCGGCTCGAAGTTCTGGGGCCTGCAGTGGCGGGAGTTCGGCGTGCTGTTCGCAGTGGCCGTCGTGCTGTCCCTGCTCTCCCTCTGGTGGGTCCGCCGCCGACTGGTCTGATGGCACAGCCGGTGGGGGCGGGCAGAGCGCCTGCCCCCACCGGCAGGACGACGGGCCGCGGCAGGCGTCAGATTGCGGCGAGTGCCTTGCTGATGTTCCACTCGGCCAGGTCGAGCATCCATCGTCGATTCGGGAAGTCGGTGTCCGCGATGCGCAGCGGACCCTCGATCAGCGACAGCACCTGCGCGTACCGGTAGAGCTCCAACCGGTTCGGGTCCAGATCGACCGGACGCAGCGCCGGATACGCCTCGCCGAAGCGCATCTGCAACCAGGCGTGCTCCCATTCGACGTCGAAGTACGTCAAGCCCTCGATGTCGATCATTACCGGCTCGCCGGACGGCGCGACGAGCACGTGATCCGGTCCAAGCTCACCGTGCACCAGTGCGTACTCCTGGCGTGGCGCCACCCGGTCACGGAGATGATGAAGGTGGGCGGCGATCCGGTGATGCGCATAAGCCAGGCGCGGGGCGCGGGCCGCTGCTGCGTCAAGGTGGCCGAGCGCCCGGTCCATGATGATGTCCTCGGTGCGTCGAGTCTGGGACGCCTCACCCTGGGCTACCGCCGCGAGCTTGCCATAGTTCGGGCCGAAGGTGGTGTGCATGCGGCGCAGGGCGTCGCCGAGCGCCGACAGTGGCGCGGCGGACGCGGCGGGATCGCGTTCCATCAGCGCCTCCAGCCGTAGCGCGCCGGCGTCTTCCAGCAGCGCGATGTCGGCGTCGAGGTAGCGACCGTCGCGGTCGAGCATGAGCAGACGCGGTACGCGCACACCGGCGGCGGTGAGCGCCGCGTGGTTGGCCGCGAACAGTTCCGCGCCCGACGCGTCAGTGAACGGGTCGTCCGGGACCGTCGGCGACGGCGGCCAGTAATTTTCGCCTGCCGCCCATACATACAGAATCACGGGCTTCTGGCCGTCGAGCCCAAGCCGGTAGACGCCCTTTTTGCTGCCGCCGGTGAGCCGGTGCAGGCCGATGAGTCGGCTGTTGGAGCCGAACTGCTCCGCCACCAGGTCGTGCAACTCATCCGACTGCAGGAACGTCCGCGTCACGGGTGCCTCTCCTCAGCTCGACCGGCCATAGCCGCTCCGGTCCGATGCCGGCCAGGGGAGAGCGTCAGAAGCTGCTGACCAGCTTCACGAACGCGTCGTCGATCTTGGCGGGATCGGTGGCGTCGAAGGCCTTGCCCGACGATGCCTTGGCGATCCGGTCCAGGGTGGCGAAGTCTGAGTCCCGGTCGAAGGCGATGCAGAACACCTTCACCGGACGCTTCGGGTCCAGGGCGACCTCGGCGAGCAGCCGGGCGAGGTCGTTGTCCTTGCTGTACTCGTTCTTGCCGTCGGTCAGCACGACGATCGCATTGATCCGCTGCGGGTCGTACCGGTCGAGCAGTTCTCGGTGTGCGGCCCGGACCGTCGCGTAGAGCGCGGTGTCGCCAACGACCTGCAGGCCGGCGATCTTGTTCTTGATCCGCGTCTGGTCGAACCCGCCGAGCGGGACCTCCTCCCGGTAGGGGCTCTTCGGCTGCTGCTTGGTCTCCGAGGAGAACGACCAGAGACCCACCTGGTCTTCGGCGTTGAGCAACGCGAGACCCTTGCCCGCCGCCGCCGCGGCGACCTGGAAACGGGTACTGGTGCCGACCTTCGCCTGCATCGACCCCGAGGTGTCCAGGGTGATCAGGATGTTGGCCTTCTTGCGGAGCGTGCGCCAACCGTCCAACATCGCGCTGACCACCTCCGGGGCCGGCGGCTCGAAGTAGCTGAGCCCGCCGCTGGGCTCGGCGCCGACGCTGGCAAGCAGCTCCGCCGAGGCCCGACGCTCGTGGTCCCGGAAGCCGAGGCGGGCGAAGCTCTCCTGCTGGGCGCCCTCGGTCAGGAATTTCTGGAAGTCGGCCGCCGCCGCGCGCTGCCGCTTGTCGGCGGTGGGCAGCACCACGAACGGATGGTCCAGGTTGAACGTGCCCTCCTTGGGATGGACGGCGACCAGCGGGACGTTCGGTCGGCGGCCCCGCTCCTGCCCGTCCAGCCGAGGGCTCAACGCACCCGTGTTGTAGAGGTCCACCAGCTCCTCCTGCAGAACGATGGCACTCATGTCGTCCGTGCTGCCCGCGCTGCCGGCCAGGTCCGCCTCGGCGAGGCTGCGCAGCAGGTCCACCGAGTCGTCGCTGTAGTGCGACACGTTGGCCTCGATCCGGCGGACGAACTGGGTGACCGCGGGGTCGGCCAGATCGGAGCGGGTCAGGTCGCTGGCCCGTTTCACCGCCGCGTAGTAGGTGGCGATGGTCGCCGCCAACCCGGAGGTGGACAGGTTCGGGTTGTCCTTGCCGAAGGTGAAACGGCCCCACTCCGGCTTGCCGAAGCCCGCCCATCCGTCCCGCCCGGAGAGGCCCAGGATCTCCTCCCAGCCCAGCGCCCCGTGCTGGCGTACCAGCTCGGCCTTGGGCTGTGGCATCGCGATGACCAGCGGGCTGTTGGCGATCGACGGGTAGTGGTCCGGAGTCTGCAACTCCCGCCCGGCGGCTTCGTCGAGCAGCCGGAGCTGGCCGGTCCACAGGCTCGACGTCGGTAGCCAGACCTGCGGTTGCGGCAGGCCGGTGCGAGTCCAGTCGGTAGCCAGCGCCTCGGTGGCCTTGCCCGAGTTCAAGGCGCTGACGTGCACCTGGGCGCAGCCGCCGCCGTCGATCGACCTGTCGCCGCGGTTGTAGCGCTCGGCCAGGTCGGCCAGTAGCGCCGCCTTCTCGGTGGAGGAGTTGACCTGGAGGGTGATGGCGCAGCCGGCTTCACGCTGCCGGACGAACACGAACGCCCCGGCGATGACCACCAGGCCGGCGGTGACGGCGGCGGCGTACGGCAACCACTGCCGCGTACGCGTAGCGGTTGGGGCCATCGGGGCGTCCTCCTCGGCGGGCGGCTGGTGGCAGTCAACCTATCGATGCGGCGCCAGCCGGCGACCTCGACCCCGGTGCACCTGTCACCCGCGGTCGGACCGTCCCCCGACCGCCGTCGCGACCAGCAGCCGGACCAGGTAGACCACGACGAAGGCGACCGCCCCGACCGCGGTGGCCGGGCCGACCGCGCTCGACGCGACGTATCCGGCGGCGGCGCCAACCGACCCGAGGAAGAGCGCGGTCGAGATGCCCCAGGCGTCTGCGGCCTCACGACGCAGCCGCCGCGTCGCGCCGTCGCCGCCAGCACCAGCCTCGGGCTCCGTCACCGGCAGGTGTGCCGGCTGGGTCGTCACCGGCAGGTGTGCTGGCGGGGTTGGCCGGGCCTGGGTCGGCACCGTCGGCTGGGTCGGTATCCGCGGCTGCGTCGGGCCCGGCTGCGGTGCCGTCGGCGTCACCTGGGGGAGCGGGTGGTTCGGCGTCGGCGCGCCCGCGGTCTCGTTGCCGGCCTCGAGCAGGTTCTCCCGACGTAGCGGCTCGGTGACCCTGCCGTCCTGTCGGAGCAGCCGCACCAGCACGCGCTCGGCAGCCGGTCGGTCCGCGGGATCCTTGGCCAGGCACTCCCGGATCAGCTCGTCGAGGACGGGAGGCAACGCCGGCAGGTCGGGCTGGTCGTGCAGCACCCGGTGCATCACGGCGAAGAGCGAATCATTGCCGAAGGGCGGCCGACCACCGGCGGCGAAGGCGATCGTGGCCGCCCAGGCGAACACGTCGCAGGGCGGACCGATAGCGTCGTTGCGGAACCGCTCGGGGGCCATGTACGCGGTGGTCCCCATGACCCGGCTGGACGCTGTGTCGGTGACGCCCAAAGCGCGGGCGATGCCGAAGTCGATCACCCGAGGACCGTCCTCGCCCAGCACCACGTTGTCCGGTTTCAGATCGCAGTGCACCACGCCGGCGCTGTGGATCGCGGCGAGCGCGGTGACGGTGCCGACCGCGAGCCGGTGCAGGGCGTTACCGGTCACCGGGCCGCGCTCGCGAACGTGTCGGTGCAAAGTCAGGCCCTCGATGAACTCACTGACCACGTAGGGCCGCTCGCCGTCCACCTCGGCGAAGAGCACCTGCGCGGTGCAGAACGGAGCCACCCGGCGGGCGGCGGCGATCTCCTTGACGAACTGCGAGCGCGCCCGTGGATCACTCAGATCGACGTTGACCATCTTGACCGCGACCCGGTCACCGGCGTCGTCCTCACCGAGAAAGACGACCCCCTGCCCACCCGCGCCCAGCCGGCCGACCAGCCGATACGCGCCGGCGGTGACCGGATCGTGCGTCCAGAGCTTCGCCAACCCTGGCACCGGCGTGCCGGCCAGTCCTGACATCCCGACTCCATCAGTGTCGTGCCCGGCCACCGGCGGCGCAGGACACGGCCATCGTGCCATGTCCGCCGCCGGCGACCGAGGACGTTCGACAACGGGTCGGGGGTCGACGAAGACCCGTGCTCGCGTTTCGGGGCCGGTGGATTGTCGCCGGATCTCGGCCTTGCGATACCGTCAAGGGGCCCACACCGGTGTCGAGTAGGCCCCGTCCATCGGCTGCCGATGGTTCATAGGGCGCCCCACGAATCCAGGGAGATACCGATGCCGGAGCCTGAGCCCGTCCAAGCCGCCGACGCGGAGGATGCCGACACCCCGACCACGGCCGAGACCGACGAACCTTCCGTCCCCGCCAACCGGGCTGCCCGGCGTGCGAAGGGCAAGGTCGCCTCGCCTCAGCCGCACGGGAAGGGGCAGCACCTCGGCGGTCGGGGTTCGGTCCAGAGCCCGCGTCAGTACGGTAATCGGCGGAGCGGCTGACCCTCCGGCGGCGTGTACCGTCGCCGCATGACGGTGCTGCAGGAGTTTGTCGCCGCTCTTTCCAGCGGCCGAATCCAGGTTGTCGACCTCACCGCTCCGCTCTCGGACCAGACCCCGATCCTGGGTCTGCCCGAGCAGTTCGGTCAGACCTGGCCGTTCCGGCTCAGCGAGATCAGCCGGTACGACGACCGCGGTCCGGCCTGGTACTGGAACAACTTCTCCACCGGTGAGCACACCGGCACCCACTTCGACGCCCCGGTGCACTGGGTCTCCGGACAGCAGGGCGCCGACGTGTCGCAGGTCCCGGTGAGCCAGTTGATCGCCCCGGCGGTGGTGATCGACCACGCCGCCGACGCGGCCGCCGACCCGGACTTCCTGCTCGAGGTCGAGCACGTCAAGGCGTGGGAGGCCGAACACGGAGCCTTGCCCACCGGTGGCTGGCTGCTCTACCGCACCGGCTGGGACGCGTACGGCGACGACCCGGAGCGGTACGCCAACGCCGGCCGTACCCCGGGCATTTCCGTCGAGTGCGCCCGCTGGCTGGCTGAGGAGTCTCCGATCCAGGGCGTCGGGGTGGAGACGGTCGGAACCGACGCGGGCGCCGCGCATTCGTTCGACCCGCCGTTCCCGTGTCACTCGTTCCTGCTCGGCCAGGACAAGTACGGGCTGACCCAGCTCCGTAACCTGGCGCAGTTGCCGGCGACCGGCGCGGTGGTGATCGCCGGACCACTGCCGATCGTCTCCGGGTCCGGCAGCCCGTGCCGGGTCCTCGCGCTTGTCGAACGATAGGACCGGGCCACCGATGCGGGTAGCCGAGGTGGTCGGGCGGGTTCTGTACGGACACGGCGCACGGCACGTCTTCGGGGTGGTCGGCAGTGGCAACTTCCATGTCACGAACGCGCTCGTGGCGGCCGGCGCCCGGTTCGTGGCGGCGGCCCACGAGGGCGGCGCGGCGAGCATGGCCGACGGGTACGCCCGCACCTCCGGGACGGTGGGCCTGCTCTCGGTGCACCAGGGTCCGGGCGTCACCAACGCGCTGACCGGCCTCACCGAGGCCGCGAAGAGCCGTACCCCGATGGTGGTCCTGGCCCCGGAGGCGACCGCGCCGCTGTCGAACTTCTTCATCGACCTGCCGGCCCTCGCCGCCGCGGTCGGGGCCGACTTCCATCGGGTACGCGCGACGCACGCGGCCGACGACGCGGGCGCGGCGTACCGCACCGCCGCCCGGGGCGCAACGGTGGTGCTGGGCCTCCCGTTGGAGGTGCAGCGCAGCGTGACCGAACCGTGGTCCGGCCCGGTCAGCGCGGTCGCCCCGAGCCCGGGCGCCGCCCCTGAGGTCGAGCCGTTGCTGGCCGCGCTCCAGGCCGCACGTCGACCGGTCTTCATCGCGGGTCGGGGCGCCCGCGCGGCCCGGGAACCGCTGACCCGGCTCGCCGACGCGTGCGGCGCGCTGGTCGCGGTGTCGGCCGCGGCGAAGGGACTGTTCGCCGGAAACCCGTGGAACATCGACGTGGCCGGCGGCTTCGCCACCCCGCTCGCCGCCGAACTGGTCGGCGCGGCGGACCTGGTCGTCGCCTGGGGCAGCACGCTGAACATGTGGACCACCCGGCACGGCGAACTGATCCCACCCTCCGCGGTCGTCGTCCAGGTGGACCACGACCCGGCCGCGTTCGGGGTGAACCGGCCGGTTGACCTGACGGTGGCCGGCGAGGTGACGGCGGTCGCCGAGGCGGTGCTCGGTCGGCTGGGCGTCGGCCCCACAGGGCCCGTGGGC belongs to Micromonospora ureilytica and includes:
- a CDS encoding EAL domain-containing protein, yielding MGRFRIGPGWRRDNNLTDCSGRPVPRVADSVTRGIELNSRCHHSDRLGGSMASSRRWAVLIGVDQCGRDVQLPPLRYAESDALALRDVLLDQDIGTFDDGAVQMFVGPDATWREIKLFLRDVALRSAPSDVLFVYFAGHTLVPQWSDQLDAYLVTADLDPGMLAREPDNGLRMSFLKRDIFDAFAGASFLVLDCCHAGVYADADRRNIKVLQSYAEAVDRPRHNALLACPSESVTRESAEYEHGTLTHHVLRALRGGAGDEAGRVSFAQMATFVAEQGMDLPPVHTAHVYGATTVLTQPPMSRHDRQALSSPANPGISRPCLNPLEDQTSSIRQLLDRIFRADVRSPHQSQQSEPDGRVELIRQALDAESAAVVEFTGSSFGVVNRTARFDKDSLSPMLETAAVDRVKHPRATPGFVVSHGVGRRMLCVPLSFASDRTLTLAVVDPALAQLDMGEPLAVMLRAVWESDPVADPLQSEMTVLTALRTSFGRLPLKLYDDAFGLYQQLVGSMIMVFQPVVELDQRATGVSVQSFEALARRNDRELRAPWSALRMAHDWGDRFVVERDAILLAKAIHSYAEADAASGWQGTKPLSVNVAVRSLLSDAYLNQVSKALTEAGLHPRTLTLEISEQDPITPEPGERWPQEPLVYFHNRLTTLARELRISFAVDDFGVGYASLARMAELPLTQIKVDRAILHHPMALEELALVARVARYASDQGQTGQPRTVIVEGFDDDAPVSLYEIFRLGIHHVQGYFSGAVASTTLHELDPAVQERIASLVRGET
- a CDS encoding GntR family transcriptional regulator — its product is MIEFHLDSRSGVAPYMQLIRQVRHALRLGVLNEGDKLPTVKEVVARVAINPNTVSKAYRELEYEGLVTARPGLGTFVTRTLGGDSLSKHEPLRQDLARWLTEAREAGLDDESIEALFLSSFRAFSEARA
- a CDS encoding ABC transporter ATP-binding protein, whose protein sequence is MTSALIADGLTKRYGRRSALKDCTLDIPAGHVVGLVGPNGAGKSTLLQLACGLLDPTAGRIEVLGARPVSGSPQVGFVAQDTPVYAGLTVADHLRMGAHLNPSWDGALAERRIAQVGLDPAQKAGKLSGGQRAQLALTVAAAKRPNLLLLDEPVAALDPLARRNFLQGLMELTAEQGMSVVMSSHLVADLERVCDHLIVLVASRVRVAGDVDDLLATHHRLVGQRRDTADLGAGRALVEQSHTDVQSTLVVRSTAPIVDPSWQVDRLDLEDIVLAYMSGATGDGPERVLEGQR
- a CDS encoding ABC transporter permease subunit — its product is MIWMTWRQFRTPTLATGGLLLVVLGGLALTWAEVTELATQTGYTGCQGDACLAAGEAFLQALQPKWANEFHIAAIAALYLLPALVGIFWGAPLVARELESGTYRMVFSQSVSRVRWLLVKLAVGAGAAALGAGLLSLMLTRWAQSIDGASADRMNPLVFAARGIVPIGYATLAFVVGVFTGLVLRRTLAAMAVTLLVVVGLQIAAPFVVRPWLAQPVTTVTPLTFDGDFGISMNPDTGHMTVHVEPERRGDWVVSSTTITSTGAEFSGPADMTQCGPRASGGREACQRWLGQQNLSLKVSYVSGSKFWGLQWREFGVLFAVAVVLSLLSLWWVRRRLV
- a CDS encoding phosphotransferase, which encodes MTRTFLQSDELHDLVAEQFGSNSRLIGLHRLTGGSKKGVYRLGLDGQKPVILYVWAAGENYWPPSPTVPDDPFTDASGAELFAANHAALTAAGVRVPRLLMLDRDGRYLDADIALLEDAGALRLEALMERDPAASAAPLSALGDALRRMHTTFGPNYGKLAAVAQGEASQTRRTEDIIMDRALGHLDAAAARAPRLAYAHHRIAAHLHHLRDRVAPRQEYALVHGELGPDHVLVAPSGEPVMIDIEGLTYFDVEWEHAWLQMRFGEAYPALRPVDLDPNRLELYRYAQVLSLIEGPLRIADTDFPNRRWMLDLAEWNISKALAAI
- a CDS encoding vWA domain-containing protein — encoded protein: MAPTATRTRQWLPYAAAVTAGLVVIAGAFVFVRQREAGCAITLQVNSSTEKAALLADLAERYNRGDRSIDGGGCAQVHVSALNSGKATEALATDWTRTGLPQPQVWLPTSSLWTGQLRLLDEAAGRELQTPDHYPSIANSPLVIAMPQPKAELVRQHGALGWEEILGLSGRDGWAGFGKPEWGRFTFGKDNPNLSTSGLAATIATYYAAVKRASDLTRSDLADPAVTQFVRRIEANVSHYSDDSVDLLRSLAEADLAGSAGSTDDMSAIVLQEELVDLYNTGALSPRLDGQERGRRPNVPLVAVHPKEGTFNLDHPFVVLPTADKRQRAAAADFQKFLTEGAQQESFARLGFRDHERRASAELLASVGAEPSGGLSYFEPPAPEVVSAMLDGWRTLRKKANILITLDTSGSMQAKVGTSTRFQVAAAAAGKGLALLNAEDQVGLWSFSSETKQQPKSPYREEVPLGGFDQTRIKNKIAGLQVVGDTALYATVRAAHRELLDRYDPQRINAIVVLTDGKNEYSKDNDLARLLAEVALDPKRPVKVFCIAFDRDSDFATLDRIAKASSGKAFDATDPAKIDDAFVKLVSSF
- a CDS encoding serine/threonine-protein kinase; the protein is MSGLAGTPVPGLAKLWTHDPVTAGAYRLVGRLGAGGQGVVFLGEDDAGDRVAVKMVNVDLSDPRARSQFVKEIAAARRVAPFCTAQVLFAEVDGERPYVVSEFIEGLTLHRHVRERGPVTGNALHRLAVGTVTALAAIHSAGVVHCDLKPDNVVLGEDGPRVIDFGIARALGVTDTASSRVMGTTAYMAPERFRNDAIGPPCDVFAWAATIAFAAGGRPPFGNDSLFAVMHRVLHDQPDLPALPPVLDELIRECLAKDPADRPAAERVLVRLLRQDGRVTEPLRRENLLEAGNETAGAPTPNHPLPQVTPTAPQPGPTQPRIPTQPTVPTQARPTPPAHLPVTTQPAHLPVTEPEAGAGGDGATRRLRREAADAWGISTALFLGSVGAAAGYVASSAVGPATAVGAVAFVVVYLVRLLVATAVGGRSDRG
- a CDS encoding cyclase family protein, with the protein product MTVLQEFVAALSSGRIQVVDLTAPLSDQTPILGLPEQFGQTWPFRLSEISRYDDRGPAWYWNNFSTGEHTGTHFDAPVHWVSGQQGADVSQVPVSQLIAPAVVIDHAADAAADPDFLLEVEHVKAWEAEHGALPTGGWLLYRTGWDAYGDDPERYANAGRTPGISVECARWLAEESPIQGVGVETVGTDAGAAHSFDPPFPCHSFLLGQDKYGLTQLRNLAQLPATGAVVIAGPLPIVSGSGSPCRVLALVER
- a CDS encoding thiamine pyrophosphate-binding protein — translated: MRVAEVVGRVLYGHGARHVFGVVGSGNFHVTNALVAAGARFVAAAHEGGAASMADGYARTSGTVGLLSVHQGPGVTNALTGLTEAAKSRTPMVVLAPEATAPLSNFFIDLPALAAAVGADFHRVRATHAADDAGAAYRTAARGATVVLGLPLEVQRSVTEPWSGPVSAVAPSPGAAPEVEPLLAALQAARRPVFIAGRGARAAREPLTRLADACGALVAVSAAAKGLFAGNPWNIDVAGGFATPLAAELVGAADLVVAWGSTLNMWTTRHGELIPPSAVVVQVDHDPAAFGVNRPVDLTVAGEVTAVAEAVLGRLGVGPTGPVGAVTDGWRTPELAQRIREHGRWRTVPYRDEGASARPGAPATIDPRTLSAALDDLLPPDRTVVVDSGNFMGYPSMWLDVPDVAGFCFTQAFQSIGLGLASALGAAVARPDRLTVAAVGDGGFVMSATELVTAVRLALPLLVVIYDDAAYGAEVHHFGPDGHPLETVTFPETDLAAIARGYGCDGLTVRTVDDLGPVRRWLAGPRTRPLVIDAKVCAERGSWWLEEAFRGH